In the Vulpes vulpes isolate BD-2025 chromosome 12, VulVul3, whole genome shotgun sequence genome, TTCAGGAGGGATGGGAAGACATGATTGGGCACTGCCACTGAATCCGCCACTTCTCCTGAATGTCTCCTACGGGGACTCAGACCCCAGCCATGCCCCTGGGCCACGTGGCAGTGAGAACCCTCAAAGGTTTTATGCCCCCCTGAAGATTGGGGGGGCACATGGGACACAGAACCAGCGGGCATAGCACCTTTGGAAGCAAGTGAAAGGGAGCCTGGAAGTCAGGCTTTCTGGAGGGAGTACCCCTGCCTTTCTTGCAAAGGACCATGGGGCAGAGTGGCTTGTGTCCTTCCCacaggctgggcaggggcagggctgccctCCCTTGCTGGCGAGAGCCCTGGTTCCTCTggttcctctttcccttctcgACTCCTCCACCCAAAGGCAGGAGAGGAGCGTTCCCAGGTGGAGGAAGAGAGTGAGGATCTCATGAAGCTCAGAGATGGGCTCCAGCCGGGCTCAAGTCAGGGGTTGTACGTGGGGTCAGAGCAGGTGGAACCTGGAAGGCCCTGAGGAGTCCGTGATGACCTCAGTCTTTAGGATTGAACAGCTAGAAATGTGAGCTCGGCAGGAGTCCAGGAgcctcctcttctgcctccccAACACACACGCATGCTTTGTCTATTCTTTCAAAAGCCTCTCTCCCAACGGGGTGGCCCCTTCCTGTCACACTTGAATGAAGTCTGAAGAGGGTCCTCTGCGGTGGACGCTTGGGCCCTCTCTGGTCGCTCACCTCCCATTTCCCCTCACTGCAACCATGCTGGCCTTTCTGTTGGCTCACAGACACCAAACTTTCTGTCTGAGCCTTTGCCCATGCCCGCCCTCTGCTGGAACTTTTATCAGACTCTTCTGTTAGCCCACTTTTTCTTCAAATGTCAGCTCAAATTAAGTCCTCACAGAAGCCTTCCCTGAGTACCCATGTCCAAGCTACTCTCACTTCAGAGTCTTATTTCTTGTCTCCCCCCTCGTAGAGTACAAACGGGGATCTTGTCCATCTTGTCCACTACTATGACCTCAgtgcctaggacagtgcctggcatatagtgggAACAAGGTAGGGGACATTAATGTCACCGTTTGGCCATGATCACCCAGCTGCTAAATGGCCAGGTTGGATTCAAACCCCAGGCTCGGGTTGTTAACCACGTACTACGTGTAATGGATCTGGATTAACGGCATTGAAAACAGCCAGGACTTCAATCACACTGAACACATGCCAGGCAGTGTTTTGAGCACTTAGAGGTCATGCCCTGGGAGGAAAGACGAGGAAATTGTAAGGAGCCTTTCGGTTTCACATCTCAAGGATAGAGACTTAACATTTTTTTGCCAAAAGGAAGTCCAGGCTGTGaaccccctccaccctcctctccttcccaccgCTGGGGCCCCAAGGTTTGCCTGGGTACCTGGAAATGGGGAGCCCTGGCCGCAGAGCAAGgagcaggaagaagaggaaggaatagcAGATGATAGAGAGTGGAATGGGGTGCAGAGCACTGAGCTCCCAGCAGGCAGCTGCTACCATCCTAGGTTCAGCGCCCCTgtgggctccccccacccccagctcaccTGCTGACCTACAGGGCTCTCCCTAAGGACTCCCCATCTGGTGGGCAGGATTGTGTTGAAAGGCCTCAAGAGACTTTGTGCTGCTCTTGGGGAAACAGGAAGCTCAGTCTAAGTGGTTAATAATGACAACAGCAAATATTCATTCATCGCTCACATATACAAGGCACCATCCTAAATGCTCTGCATCTGTTACCTCATTTCACCTAACAATTCTGTGGGACTCCAGTTAGCTCCATTTTTCAGGTATATCACTGAGACAGAAGCTAAGGACTGATGAGAGCCCAGGCGAATAGGAGGAAGAGTTAAAATGCAAACCAGGCACTCTGGCCCCAGAAAGTACCCTTGGTCACGGCAGAAACATCTGGGCCTTTCTCTCGCGGTCCCTCAGGCTCTAGGCAGCTGGGCTTAGCCAGGCTGAGATGGGAGGTAGTGGCCAGGGAATCAAAAGTCCTCAGTTGCTGGCATCCCTGGAGTTGCAGAGCATGGGGGAGGCTGGCCCCACTTGCTTGAACTTGGCttgtcccttctcccctccagccTTAAGGCTGTCCTGGCTGGGAGCCCTCCGGACAACACTGTGGACCTGTCAGGCATCCCGCTGACCTCCCGTGACCTGGAGCGGGTGACCAGCTATCTGCAGCGCTGCGGGGAGCAGGTGGACAGCGTGGAGCTGGGCTTCACGGGCCTCACAGACGACATGGTCTTGCAGCTGCTGCCGGCGCTCAGCACGCTGCCCCGCCTCACCACCCTAGCTCTCAACGGCAACCGGCTGACCCGGGCCCTGCTGCGTGACCTCACCGACACCCTCAAGGACCCCAGCAAGTTCCCCAATGTCACGTGGATCGACCTGGGCAACAACGTGGACATCTTTTCACTGCCCCAGCCCTTCCTGCTCAGCCTGCGCAAGCGCTCCCCAAAACAGGGCCACCTACCCACCATCTTGGAGCTGGGCGAGGGCccaggcagtggggaggaggcccGGGATGAGACAGTGGACCAGGAGGACCCTGGGGGAGGCCCCCTGGATCCTGCCAAAGACCTTGAAGGCAGGGAGACTGTAGGTGCAGTTCAGACATGACACACAAGTGTGGGTCCTCACTAGGGAGTCCAGGTGGGGTAGGATGACTGTGGCAGGCTGAGCCCCCAGCAGAGGCCTCAGGCAATCACCCAAAATTGGCCTGGGCAGCCCCACTCACCTGAGCCAGACTGTAGCATGTGGGAAGGGGTTGTCCTCTCCATTTCCCCCCATCAATTTTAATCTGCCTTCTGGCTCCCGAGAAATCATCTGTGGCTTGAGGCAGCAGTCGCGAAGCCTCCCGATTTGAGGGTGGTACTTGGAGATGCTCAAAGCTTGAGCTAAGCTAAGAGCTTATCCCCAGGAAGAGTTCAGTTCCAGCCCTCCATCTAACCCAGTTACTTCCTGATAGGGCAGaaccttttttctttcaacagaCTGGAGGTTGGGGTAGGAGTGGCCCCCCAGGGACTCCAGGAGCCTAGTCCCCACCAGAAGTGTAAGCCGGTGTACCTCCTGAGGCCCTGGGGGCTCAGAGGAACCACTTCCTAGTCTCAGCCTCTACCTGGGATTTCAGGCCCTGCCCCTACCACCCTTCAACAGAGCATCCTAGCATAGGAAGGTCCACCTAGAAACCACACCAACCCCCCACCCAGCCAAAGACTACAAGACCTTCACTAGGGCTGCATAGTTGCAAATGAACTCAAGTCAGAGTACTTCCcttcaaaggatttttaaagacCTTTATCCTTAGTTTCTTCTTATGGAGTCCCCAAAGAGTACATTCCCAAAAACCTACTCTGGAAGGCTCCTAAAACCCAGGAATAGGTCAAACTTAGAACTCTTGGTGGACTTCGTGCCTCCTAGCAAGAGCTAGGAGATGGGGAGAAACTGGAGTTCCCAAAGGGTGGTAGCCACTCAGACAAAGCTGGCAACATGGCCTAAAGGGCCTCTAGGATCAGGACAGGTATAGGCAAGATCACAACTCAGGAAGGCCAACAGGACAGGGGCTGAGGTAAAGAGCTAGACTATGCGACCTTGCCTGCCACTGCACAAGTGTTTGGCCAAACCGCATAGAGCTTCAGGAGGTAGGCTATGCACAAAAGGACACGGCCCAGAGGCAGACTGGAATCAAAGGTGTGGATGCCTTAAATGCTTTGGAACTTTTACCCTCAAGTCTAAAGTTGTAAAAGGGGAAAACTGACTGACCATGGAGAAGTTGACAAGTGCTAATAATACCTGGACTGCATCTGACAGCAGtaaccaaaatttttttttcttcaaatacacgTTTTTAACAACCAGTACTAAAGACCATTCTTTATTGCAGTATTGGCTTATGGTGATTACATGGAAATTAGTCTCAGTAGTAAGTTTCTAGCTTAAAGAGAACCTTACCCAACAGAACAAATTCTTACAAGTAAACACAAAAGCTGTTTGCACAAAGGAGTTAAGAAGGCTACAATATTTGTAATACATTACTAGAAAACTCAATTTAATGACACCAACATTGCCTATCCTAAGAAAATGTCGCCAAACACATTTGTTGGCTCTGCCGTTGATAAGAGAATGGCCTCTGAATCCCAGCACAAGGTAAGCAGTGTTTCCACAAACTGTTGAAGCTGGGTTTTCAGTCCAAACTGATGGTGACCACTGGTCCTTGAACCTTTGAAGTTCTTCCCCTGCTGCAGCAAAGCTGAGCATGCTCTAGGAAAATAGCCTGCAAAAGAAACTAAGTATCAACTTCATTTTCTACTCCAACCAATAGTTATTCACAGTATTAACAAGGTTATCTTCAGAAAACCATTACATTCACCACCATACAATCTGCCGGTAATTCCAGCTATTTTGGGTGATCTCATCATTTGATATccttttttctgaaaattaaaaccagCCACCTATTTTTGTTCTATCATGGGGAGAGGGTCCTTGTCCAGATGGAAGCTTACCTCTTCTTGGGCTGCAGCTTTAAAACTCCACACTGCTGACCACCATTCTTGGGAACCTCAACACACAAAACCTGGAGGAATGAATGAAGGCACCCCTAAGAGGTAGCAGATGGCATAGGCAGAATAGGACCGTTTTGATCACGATAGCCTCAACTACAAATTCCAGTTCAATCCAACAGGGGCAATGAAAAGCCATCTAAGCCCCCCAAGTCCTAACTGGCTTCTGGGTGTTGCAACCTCATTTTGTCCCATCATTTTCAACATCACAAATCTAAAGCGATTATCTTCATGGATGAGGAAGACTCAGCTGTTAGGCAGTTTGCTCCAAATTATACAGCAGGGAGGTAAAAAGAATTCCTGGGTTCCCTCTGCACTCAGCACCAGTCACCGTGAACCATAATCATCAATCAGTATTAGGGTACCATCAAGAAGGGCGACACAGATACAAGCTATCAGGGTTCACCACATTAAAGTGTATCTGACCCTACCGGAATTTCACCTCATCTGACAGCTATGCAATCTGTCCCACAGACCCAGACAAGTTTACCTGGAGGCAGATCAGCGCTCATCACTCCAACACTCCACTGCTGGTGACCTGATCACACTGGCAACTGCACACGCATCTGCAATCTGGGCGTACAGAGGGGGCGAAAGGGTCACTGTTCAAACCCTCCTATTCCAGAGCACCCGCAGCCGCCGGGGAGGACTTGTCGACTGCAGTCAGCCAGGAAAGGTTATCGTCAGTTATCGCTTCTGACGGCACTTCCTATAAGTGATTTCATCAGAGCAGTCAACACCTCCCACTCCCCAGGACTGCTCCAGAAACCTGGATGGGCCCTGCAATTAAGCCCAAAGTGGTGGTTTTAAACGAGAACCATCTTAACCCAGTTTACTTCGAGATAAAACTGCAGCTGAAATAGTTCGGGGGTTAGGAGCAGCCACCTGCCAAGTTCTCCTTGAGATTCCTTgcgatgggggtggggggtagcgCGCACAATTTACTGCCCAAGGCGCCAAATCCAGTGCATTTAAGCTAAAAGAacgaaaaaacaaaaccctgccaCCGAGTCCTACCTCAGGGTGGGATGCCGATCCCCGCTTGAAGGCGCTGCAGGCCGTCGGCAGCCTGGAACATGGCCGGCGACACGCGTTAAGGGCCGGTTCTGCAGGGACACGTTCATCTACACCGAGGCGGCTTCAGAGGCATAAAACTCATCAGTCACCGCTTCTGACGGCTATTCCCAAACCCAGTATCATCAGGACAGTCGGGCCAGCCCTCCTCGTGTTCCCATTACCAGCCGCGGCCCCCGCGTGCAGCCCGACTCGCACTTACCCACGCCTCCGGGGTCGGCGCACTCCCCACGCCGGGTCCGGGGAGCGGGGGTCCGGCCTTCGGGAACCTCGGGCTCCTCACACGGCGGCGGCGCTGCCAGACAAACACGCGCGCGGGCTTTGAGCCTCGGCCCCCGGCGGCCCTGCGCAACTCTCCCCCATacaccgccgccgccgcagcccggGAGCTCGGCGACGCTCCTTAACGAGCCGCTCTCCACCCCCCGAAAATTTCCTCCCAAGAATTAGGACGCTTCTAGGTTCCTCCACCTTTGCAGCCAAATACCACGCTCACCTACAGAGACCACCCACCTCCATTATCACAATAACGGAAAGGTCGCTCGAGCCGCGTCCCCGGCCTTTAAGGAGTCGGAACGTCCCATTCCGCGCAGAAGGGAGGGTAATACTAGCAAAGGCTCACGGGAACTTCCTGCCTATTTGACGGGG is a window encoding:
- the LRRC75A gene encoding leucine-rich repeat-containing protein 75A isoform X1, with the protein product MGTRQTKGSLAERASPGAAPGPRRERPDFWASLLLRAGDKAGRAGAGAGLPPYHRRVGMVQELLRMVRQGRREEAGTLLQHLRQEGDSLGAMEKLCRQLTYHLSPHSQWRRHRGLVKRKPQACLKAVLAGSPPDNTVDLSGIPLTSRDLERVTSYLQRCGEQVDSVELGFTGLTDDMVLQLLPALSTLPRLTTLALNGNRLTRALLRDLTDTLKDPSKFPNVTWIDLGNNVDIFSLPQPFLLSLRKRSPKQGHLPTILELGEGPGSGEEARDETVDQEDPGGGPLDPAKDLEGRETVGAVQT
- the LRRC75A gene encoding leucine-rich repeat-containing protein 75A isoform X2, which produces MGTRQTKGSLAERASPGAAPGPRRERPDFWASLLLRAGDKAGRAGAGAGLPPYHRRVGMVQELLRMVRQGRREEAGTLLQHLRQDLGMESTSLDDVLYRYASFRNLVDPITHDLIISLARYIHCPKPEGDSLGAMEKLCRQLTYHLSPHSQWRRHRGLVKRKPQACLKAVLAGSPPDNTVDLSGIPLTSRDLERVTSYLQRCGEQVDSVELGFTGLTDDMVLQLLPALSTLPRLTTLALNGNRLTRALLRDLTDTLKDPSKFPNVTWIDLGNNVDIFSLPQPFLLSLRKRSPKQGHLPTILELGEGPGSGEEARDETVDQEDPGGGPLDPAKDLEGRETVGAVQT